A genomic window from Punica granatum isolate Tunisia-2019 chromosome 2, ASM765513v2, whole genome shotgun sequence includes:
- the LOC116196167 gene encoding cellulose synthase-like protein H1 isoform X1, producing the protein MGDFNSSSMEDDDMAAPLFERQLRKNYVQRAVDITILLLMISLLSYRLVSIRSHGGDGWEVKTWQVAMGCEAWFTFVWVLVVSTKWNLLRYLTFPQRLLQRKRELPALDMFVTTADPELEPPIIMVNTVLSLMAVDYPGTAHKLAVYVSDDACSPLTFFALSEAAKFAQLWVPFCRKHNIQVRAPFRYFSPTAERPPSASGGSKSPEFQQEWKHIKNEYESLNWKIEDARKKPVSSILSAGEFAAFANMDRGNHPPIVKIIWENKETEPDGLPHLIYISREKRPKHHHHYKAGAMNALIRVSGVMTNAPFMLNVDCDMYTHNPQIVLHALCLLLDPRSQNDTGYVQCPQQFYDGLKDDPFGNQLVVLQEIIGQGIVSIQGPFYGGTGCFHRRRVIYGALPKNVDSKKKNARSMDEISLSEFGSSEQFLKLVTRALKDESGTEKDLPSSLEAALHVASSGYEYGTSWGKKIGLTYGSTTEDIFTGMKIQSKGWRSAYCSLDPPAFLGCAPTGGPASLNQMKRWSTGLLEILVSKSNPIRATLLGRLQFRQCLTYIWVLIWNIRSIPELIYALLPAYCIITNSHFLPKVHERAIMIPASVFAIYNIYTLLEHFRCSLSARAWWNYQQMARINSACAWLFGVLTVLLKVLGISDTVFEITKKEQSTSNDQPDADLGRFTFDESPIFVPGTTLLLVQLAALAMLMLGIQPAPGGANGSGLAEVACSLLVVLYFWPFLRGLLGKGKYGIPLKTIYKSAALSTVFVLFCRFPSVGLHR; encoded by the exons ATGGGAGACTTCAATTCATCATCAATGGAGGATGATGATATGGCTGCTCCTCTGTTTGAGAGACAGCTTCGCAAGAACTATGTTCAGAGGGCTGTGGATATAACCATCCTCTTGCTAATGATCTCCTTGCTGTCGTACCGGCTGGTCAGCATCAGGAGCCACGGCGGCGATGGATGGGAGGTGAAGACGTGGCAGGTGGCGATGGGGTGCGAGGCGTGGTTCACCTTCGTATGGGTCCTCGTCGTCAGCACCAAGTGGAACCTCCTCCGTTACCTCACCTTCCCTCAACGTCTCCTCCAACG GAAGAGGGAGCTGCCAGCGCTGGACATGTTTGTGACGACGGCAGACCCGGAGCTGGAGCCGCCTATAATAATGGTGAATACGGTGCTCTCTCTTATGGCAGTGGACTACCCGGGTACGGCACACAAGCTGGCTGTCTACGTCTCGGACGACGCCTGCTCCCCTCTGACCTTCTTCGCCCTCTCGGAAGCAGCCAAGTTTGCTCAGCTCTGGGTCCCCTTCTGCCGAAAGCACAACATCCAAGTCAGAGCCCCGTTCCGGTACTTCTCACCCACCGCCGAGCGGCCCCCTTCGGCCAGTGGTGGCTCTAAGTCACCGGAGTTCCAACAAGAGTGGAAACATATAAAG AATGAGTACGAGAGTTTAAACTGGAAGATAGAGGATGCACGTAAGAAGCCCGTTTCGAGTATCCTTTCTGCTGGAGAGTTTGCAGCTTTCGCAAATATGGACCGTGGTAATCATCCTCCTATAGTTAAG ATAATATGGGAGAATAAGGAAACAGAACCGGATGGACTTCCCCATCTAATATACATATCGAGAGAGAAACGACCCAAACATCACCATCACTACAAGGCCGGTGCGATGAACGCTCTA ATAAGAGTGTCAGGTGTGATGACCAATGCCCCGTTCATGCTGAATGTCGACTGTGACATGTACACGCATAATCCTCAGATCGTGCTACATGCATTGTGCCTTTTGCTTGATCCAAGATCCCAAAATGACACCGGTTATGTGCAGTGCCCTCAGCAATTTTACGACGGTTTAAAGGATGATCCTTTCGGGAACCAGCTCGTCGTTTTACAAGAA ATCATTGGGCAGGGAATAGTGTCCATTCAAGGGCCTTTCTATGGTGGCACCGGATGCTTTCATCGTCGAAGAGTAATCTATGGGGCTTTGCCGAAGAATGTTGACTCTAAGAAGAAAAATGCCAGATCAATGGATG AGATATCATTAAGCGAATTTGGAAGCTCGGAGCAGTTCCTAAAATTGGTTACCCGGGCTTTAAAGGACGAATCGGGTACAGAAAAAGATTTGCCAAGCTCACTTGAGGCGGCACTACATGTTGCAAGCTCTGGCTATGAGTATGGCACTTCTTGGGGTAAAAAG ATTGGATTGACATATGGATCCACGACAGAAGATATCTTCACAGGGATGAAAATTCAATCGAAGGGGTGGAGATCGGCTTACTGTTCACTGGACCCACCAGCCTTCCTCGGTTGTGCACCAACAGGAGGGCCAGCATCGTTGAACCAGATGAAGAGGTGGTCCACCGGACTTCTCGAAATCCTTGTGAGCAAGTCCAACCCTATAAGGGCCACCCTGTTGGGTAGGCTTCAATTTAGGCAGTGTTTGACATACATATGGGTCCTCATCTGGAACATCAGATCGATACCCGAACTCATCTATGCCCTTCTCCCGGCTTATTGCATCATCACCAACTCCCACTTCTTGCCCAAG GTCCACGAACGGGCTATAATGATACCAGCATCCGTATTTGCCATATACAACATCTACACGCTATTGGAGCACTTCAGGTGCAGCTTATCAGCTCGAGCATGGTGGAACTACCAGCAGATGGCCAGAATCAACTCGGCTTGTGCCTGGTTGTTTGGTGTCCTAACCGTCCTGCTCAAGGTGCTGGGGATCTCTGATACCGTGTTTGAGATCACAAAGAAGGAGCAGTCCACTTCCAATGACCAGCCTGATGCTGACTTGGGAAGGTTCACCTTCGATGAGAGCCCGATATTCGTGCCGGGGACCACCCTCTTGCTAGTCCAACTTGCTGCCTTGGCCATGCTAATGTTGGGGATACAACCAGCCCCGGGTGGCGCCAATGGTTCAGGACTGGCGGAGGTGGCGTGCTCTTTGTTGGTGGTACTCTACTTCTGGCCTTTCCTAAGAGGCCTCCTGGGAAAGGGCAAATATGGGATTCCACTAAAAACTATCTATAAGTCAGCAGCCTTGTCTACTGTGTTTGTGTTGTTCTGCAGATTCCCCTCTGTAGGGCTTCATCGATGA
- the LOC116196167 gene encoding cellulose synthase-like protein H1 isoform X2 produces MGDFNSSSMEDDDMAAPLFERQLRKNYVQRAVDITILLLMISLLSYRLVSIRSHGGDGWEVKTWQVAMGCEAWFTFVWVLVVSTKWNLLRYLTFPQRLLQRKRELPALDMFVTTADPELEPPIIMVNTVLSLMAVDYPGTAHKLAVYVSDDACSPLTFFALSEAAKFAQLWVPFCRKHNIQVRAPFRYFSPTAERPPSASGGSKSPEFQQEWKHIKNEYESLNWKIEDARKKPVSSILSAGEFAAFANMDRGNHPPIVKIIWENKETEPDGLPHLIYISREKRPKHHHHYKAGAMNALIRVSGVMTNAPFMLNVDCDMYTHNPQIVLHALCLLLDPRSQNDTGYVQCPQQFYDGLKDDPFGNQLVVLQEGIVSIQGPFYGGTGCFHRRRVIYGALPKNVDSKKKNARSMDEISLSEFGSSEQFLKLVTRALKDESGTEKDLPSSLEAALHVASSGYEYGTSWGKKIGLTYGSTTEDIFTGMKIQSKGWRSAYCSLDPPAFLGCAPTGGPASLNQMKRWSTGLLEILVSKSNPIRATLLGRLQFRQCLTYIWVLIWNIRSIPELIYALLPAYCIITNSHFLPKVHERAIMIPASVFAIYNIYTLLEHFRCSLSARAWWNYQQMARINSACAWLFGVLTVLLKVLGISDTVFEITKKEQSTSNDQPDADLGRFTFDESPIFVPGTTLLLVQLAALAMLMLGIQPAPGGANGSGLAEVACSLLVVLYFWPFLRGLLGKGKYGIPLKTIYKSAALSTVFVLFCRFPSVGLHR; encoded by the exons ATGGGAGACTTCAATTCATCATCAATGGAGGATGATGATATGGCTGCTCCTCTGTTTGAGAGACAGCTTCGCAAGAACTATGTTCAGAGGGCTGTGGATATAACCATCCTCTTGCTAATGATCTCCTTGCTGTCGTACCGGCTGGTCAGCATCAGGAGCCACGGCGGCGATGGATGGGAGGTGAAGACGTGGCAGGTGGCGATGGGGTGCGAGGCGTGGTTCACCTTCGTATGGGTCCTCGTCGTCAGCACCAAGTGGAACCTCCTCCGTTACCTCACCTTCCCTCAACGTCTCCTCCAACG GAAGAGGGAGCTGCCAGCGCTGGACATGTTTGTGACGACGGCAGACCCGGAGCTGGAGCCGCCTATAATAATGGTGAATACGGTGCTCTCTCTTATGGCAGTGGACTACCCGGGTACGGCACACAAGCTGGCTGTCTACGTCTCGGACGACGCCTGCTCCCCTCTGACCTTCTTCGCCCTCTCGGAAGCAGCCAAGTTTGCTCAGCTCTGGGTCCCCTTCTGCCGAAAGCACAACATCCAAGTCAGAGCCCCGTTCCGGTACTTCTCACCCACCGCCGAGCGGCCCCCTTCGGCCAGTGGTGGCTCTAAGTCACCGGAGTTCCAACAAGAGTGGAAACATATAAAG AATGAGTACGAGAGTTTAAACTGGAAGATAGAGGATGCACGTAAGAAGCCCGTTTCGAGTATCCTTTCTGCTGGAGAGTTTGCAGCTTTCGCAAATATGGACCGTGGTAATCATCCTCCTATAGTTAAG ATAATATGGGAGAATAAGGAAACAGAACCGGATGGACTTCCCCATCTAATATACATATCGAGAGAGAAACGACCCAAACATCACCATCACTACAAGGCCGGTGCGATGAACGCTCTA ATAAGAGTGTCAGGTGTGATGACCAATGCCCCGTTCATGCTGAATGTCGACTGTGACATGTACACGCATAATCCTCAGATCGTGCTACATGCATTGTGCCTTTTGCTTGATCCAAGATCCCAAAATGACACCGGTTATGTGCAGTGCCCTCAGCAATTTTACGACGGTTTAAAGGATGATCCTTTCGGGAACCAGCTCGTCGTTTTACAAGAA GGAATAGTGTCCATTCAAGGGCCTTTCTATGGTGGCACCGGATGCTTTCATCGTCGAAGAGTAATCTATGGGGCTTTGCCGAAGAATGTTGACTCTAAGAAGAAAAATGCCAGATCAATGGATG AGATATCATTAAGCGAATTTGGAAGCTCGGAGCAGTTCCTAAAATTGGTTACCCGGGCTTTAAAGGACGAATCGGGTACAGAAAAAGATTTGCCAAGCTCACTTGAGGCGGCACTACATGTTGCAAGCTCTGGCTATGAGTATGGCACTTCTTGGGGTAAAAAG ATTGGATTGACATATGGATCCACGACAGAAGATATCTTCACAGGGATGAAAATTCAATCGAAGGGGTGGAGATCGGCTTACTGTTCACTGGACCCACCAGCCTTCCTCGGTTGTGCACCAACAGGAGGGCCAGCATCGTTGAACCAGATGAAGAGGTGGTCCACCGGACTTCTCGAAATCCTTGTGAGCAAGTCCAACCCTATAAGGGCCACCCTGTTGGGTAGGCTTCAATTTAGGCAGTGTTTGACATACATATGGGTCCTCATCTGGAACATCAGATCGATACCCGAACTCATCTATGCCCTTCTCCCGGCTTATTGCATCATCACCAACTCCCACTTCTTGCCCAAG GTCCACGAACGGGCTATAATGATACCAGCATCCGTATTTGCCATATACAACATCTACACGCTATTGGAGCACTTCAGGTGCAGCTTATCAGCTCGAGCATGGTGGAACTACCAGCAGATGGCCAGAATCAACTCGGCTTGTGCCTGGTTGTTTGGTGTCCTAACCGTCCTGCTCAAGGTGCTGGGGATCTCTGATACCGTGTTTGAGATCACAAAGAAGGAGCAGTCCACTTCCAATGACCAGCCTGATGCTGACTTGGGAAGGTTCACCTTCGATGAGAGCCCGATATTCGTGCCGGGGACCACCCTCTTGCTAGTCCAACTTGCTGCCTTGGCCATGCTAATGTTGGGGATACAACCAGCCCCGGGTGGCGCCAATGGTTCAGGACTGGCGGAGGTGGCGTGCTCTTTGTTGGTGGTACTCTACTTCTGGCCTTTCCTAAGAGGCCTCCTGGGAAAGGGCAAATATGGGATTCCACTAAAAACTATCTATAAGTCAGCAGCCTTGTCTACTGTGTTTGTGTTGTTCTGCAGATTCCCCTCTGTAGGGCTTCATCGATGA
- the LOC116196167 gene encoding cellulose synthase-like protein H1 isoform X3, with amino-acid sequence MGDFNSSSMEDDDMAAPLFERQLRKNYVQRAVDITILLLMISLLSYRLVSIRSHGGDGWEVKTWQVAMGCEAWFTFVWVLVVSTKWNLLRYLTFPQRLLQRKRELPALDMFVTTADPELEPPIIMVNTVLSLMAVDYPGTAHKLAVYVSDDACSPLTFFALSEAAKFAQLWVPFCRKHNIQVRAPFRYFSPTAERPPSASGGSKSPEFQQEWKHIKNEYESLNWKIEDARKKPVSSILSAGEFAAFANMDRGNHPPIVKIIWENKETEPDGLPHLIYISREKRPKHHHHYKAGAMNALIRVSGVMTNAPFMLNVDCDMYTHNPQIVLHALCLLLDPRSQNDTGYVQCPQQFYDGLKDDPFGNQLVVLQEIIGQGIVSIQGPFYGGTGCFHRRRVIYGALPKNVDSKKKNARSMDEISLSEFGSSEQFLKLVTRALKDESGTEKDLPSSLEAALHVASSGYEYGTSWGKKIGLTYGSTTEDIFTGMKIQSKGWRSAYCSLDPPAFLGCAPTGGPASLNQMKRWSTGLLEILVSKSNPIRATLLGRLQFRQCLTYIWVLIWNIRSIPELIYALLPAYCIITNSHFLPKNFAGPRTGYNDTSIRICHIQHLHAIGALQVQLISSSMVELPADGQNQLGLCLVVWCPNRPAQGAGDL; translated from the exons ATGGGAGACTTCAATTCATCATCAATGGAGGATGATGATATGGCTGCTCCTCTGTTTGAGAGACAGCTTCGCAAGAACTATGTTCAGAGGGCTGTGGATATAACCATCCTCTTGCTAATGATCTCCTTGCTGTCGTACCGGCTGGTCAGCATCAGGAGCCACGGCGGCGATGGATGGGAGGTGAAGACGTGGCAGGTGGCGATGGGGTGCGAGGCGTGGTTCACCTTCGTATGGGTCCTCGTCGTCAGCACCAAGTGGAACCTCCTCCGTTACCTCACCTTCCCTCAACGTCTCCTCCAACG GAAGAGGGAGCTGCCAGCGCTGGACATGTTTGTGACGACGGCAGACCCGGAGCTGGAGCCGCCTATAATAATGGTGAATACGGTGCTCTCTCTTATGGCAGTGGACTACCCGGGTACGGCACACAAGCTGGCTGTCTACGTCTCGGACGACGCCTGCTCCCCTCTGACCTTCTTCGCCCTCTCGGAAGCAGCCAAGTTTGCTCAGCTCTGGGTCCCCTTCTGCCGAAAGCACAACATCCAAGTCAGAGCCCCGTTCCGGTACTTCTCACCCACCGCCGAGCGGCCCCCTTCGGCCAGTGGTGGCTCTAAGTCACCGGAGTTCCAACAAGAGTGGAAACATATAAAG AATGAGTACGAGAGTTTAAACTGGAAGATAGAGGATGCACGTAAGAAGCCCGTTTCGAGTATCCTTTCTGCTGGAGAGTTTGCAGCTTTCGCAAATATGGACCGTGGTAATCATCCTCCTATAGTTAAG ATAATATGGGAGAATAAGGAAACAGAACCGGATGGACTTCCCCATCTAATATACATATCGAGAGAGAAACGACCCAAACATCACCATCACTACAAGGCCGGTGCGATGAACGCTCTA ATAAGAGTGTCAGGTGTGATGACCAATGCCCCGTTCATGCTGAATGTCGACTGTGACATGTACACGCATAATCCTCAGATCGTGCTACATGCATTGTGCCTTTTGCTTGATCCAAGATCCCAAAATGACACCGGTTATGTGCAGTGCCCTCAGCAATTTTACGACGGTTTAAAGGATGATCCTTTCGGGAACCAGCTCGTCGTTTTACAAGAA ATCATTGGGCAGGGAATAGTGTCCATTCAAGGGCCTTTCTATGGTGGCACCGGATGCTTTCATCGTCGAAGAGTAATCTATGGGGCTTTGCCGAAGAATGTTGACTCTAAGAAGAAAAATGCCAGATCAATGGATG AGATATCATTAAGCGAATTTGGAAGCTCGGAGCAGTTCCTAAAATTGGTTACCCGGGCTTTAAAGGACGAATCGGGTACAGAAAAAGATTTGCCAAGCTCACTTGAGGCGGCACTACATGTTGCAAGCTCTGGCTATGAGTATGGCACTTCTTGGGGTAAAAAG ATTGGATTGACATATGGATCCACGACAGAAGATATCTTCACAGGGATGAAAATTCAATCGAAGGGGTGGAGATCGGCTTACTGTTCACTGGACCCACCAGCCTTCCTCGGTTGTGCACCAACAGGAGGGCCAGCATCGTTGAACCAGATGAAGAGGTGGTCCACCGGACTTCTCGAAATCCTTGTGAGCAAGTCCAACCCTATAAGGGCCACCCTGTTGGGTAGGCTTCAATTTAGGCAGTGTTTGACATACATATGGGTCCTCATCTGGAACATCAGATCGATACCCGAACTCATCTATGCCCTTCTCCCGGCTTATTGCATCATCACCAACTCCCACTTCTTGCCCAAG AACTTTGCAGGTCCACGAACGGGCTATAATGATACCAGCATCCGTATTTGCCATATACAACATCTACACGCTATTGGAGCACTTCAGGTGCAGCTTATCAGCTCGAGCATGGTGGAACTACCAGCAGATGGCCAGAATCAACTCGGCTTGTGCCTGGTTGTTTGGTGTCCTAACCGTCCTGCTCAAGGTGCTGGGGATCTCTGA